The following proteins come from a genomic window of Megalops cyprinoides isolate fMegCyp1 chromosome 6, fMegCyp1.pri, whole genome shotgun sequence:
- the LOC118779292 gene encoding dnaJ homolog subfamily C member 5-like, with protein sequence MAEQQRQRSLSTSGETLYHVLGVDKLATPDDIKKSYRKLALKYHPDKNPDNPEAADKFKEINNAHVILTDPTKRNIYDKYGSLGLYVAEQFGEENVNTYFVLSSWWAKALFVFCGLATGCYFCCCLCCCCNCCCGKCKPRPPDSDEPQFYVSPEDLEAQVQSDERGGVDPIVMQPSSATETTQLTADGHHTSYRTDTGFN encoded by the exons ATGGCAGAACAGCAGAGGCAACGCTCGCTCTCCACGTCAGGAGAGACGCTCTATCACGTGCTGGGTGTTGACAAGCTGGCCACGCCCGATGACATCAAGAAATCTTACAG GAAATTGGCGCTGAAGTATCACCCTGACAAGAACCCAGACAATCCGGAGGCAGCAGACAAGTTCAAGGAGATCAACAACGCCCACGTCATCCTGACCGACCCCACCAAGCGCAACATCTACGACAAGTACGGCTCGCTGGGCCTCTACGTGGCCGAGCAGTTCGGAGAGGAGAACGTCAACACCTACTTTGTCCTCTCCAGCTGGTGGGCCAAG GCATTGTTCGTGTTCTGTGGCCTGGCGACAGGCTGTTATTTCTGCTGttgcctgtgctgctgctgtaactgCTGCTGTGGGAAGTGTAAACCGCGGCCCCCTGATAGCGATGAGCCTCAGTTCTACGTCTCCCCGGAGGACCTGGAGGCACAGGTCCAGTCAGACGAGAGAG GTGGGGTGGATCCTATTGTCATGCAGCCCTCCTCGGCCACGGAGACCACCCAGCTGACAGCCGACGGGCACCACACCAGCTACCGGACCGACACAGGCTTCAACTag